A single region of the Malus sylvestris chromosome 8, drMalSylv7.2, whole genome shotgun sequence genome encodes:
- the LOC126631687 gene encoding uncharacterized protein LOC126631687 — MHRRPKATSRAKAKSKSLAGQGSGHAKNPIPAQPTKLREKKKERKAAVKDSPTTHLKNVKAVADSLAQIQLEEKSNCPAFSKEDKIPKCIVEPRIVSELPSSCPICTKFGHAPEQCPWRRRLPFGVTQVGKGYEIYGRRVHILWCSFCDEIGHHRTSECPKPNKKIEKTRLWKEFFFPEDKDS; from the exons ATGCATCGCCGACCCAAAGCCACATCAAGGGCGAAGGCTAAGTCCAAGTCGCTCGCCGGACAAGGATCCGGGCATGCGAAGAATCCAATTCCAGCCCAACCGACGAAGCTCCGAG agaagaagaaagaaagaaaggcgGCTGTTAAAGACTCTCCGACGACTCACCTCAAGAATGTAAAGGCTGTTGCAGACTCTCTGGCTCAAATCCAACTAGAGGAGAAGAGTAATTGCCCAGCTTTTTCCAAGGAGGACAAAATACCCAAATGCATAGTCGAGCCACGCATAGTTTCCGAATTGCCATCTAGTTGTCCAATTTGCACTAAGTTTGGCCACGCTCCTGAACAATGTCCATGGAGGAGACGTCTCCCCTTCGGTGTAACTCAAGTTGGCAAAGGCTATGAAATATACGGGAGGCGTGTTCATATCCTTTGGTGTTCTTTCTGTGATGAGATTGGTCACCACAGGACCTCAGAATGCCCGAAGCCGaacaaaaagatcgaaaaaaCTAGATTATGGAAAGAGTTCTTCTTCCCTGAAGATAAGGACTCTTAG